In a genomic window of Streptomyces sp. NBC_01231:
- a CDS encoding HAMP domain-containing protein, with protein MSENSATRVLEDEHEDGPIRASDLRPLLAAMTAARDGDFSKVPESGHGLVAELAAVFNQIMDRSTHFNTEVQRVKRELVRHGRLDERIDASPGQGAWTSRVNDVNQVLDALVAPAANATRVLDAVADGDLTQRVDLHDGSRQLRGDLRRLGRAVNKMVDQLSLFTGEVTRVAREVGTEGRLGGRAKVTGLSGSWRDVTEAVNTMASRLTAQVRDIALVTTAVARGDLTRTVTVEATGELLELKLTVNTMVDQLSAFADEVTRVAREVGTEGQLGGRAQVRGVSGVWKDLTDNVNFMASNLTSQVRNIAQVTTAVANGDLSQKITVDAQGEILELKSTINTMVDQLSAFADEVTRVAREVGTEGNLGGRAQVRGVSGVWKDLTDNVNFMADNLTSQVRNIALVSTAVAQGDLGKKITVEAKGEILELKTTINTMVDQLSAFADEVTRVAREVGTEGNLGGQAQVRGVSGVWKDLTDNVNFMAVNLTSQVRNIAQVTTAVANGDLSKKITVDARGEILELKDTVNTMVEQLRAFADEVTRVAREVGTDGRLGGRAQVLGVSGVWRDLTDNVNYMADNLTSQVRNIAQVATAVAQGDLSKKIDVDARGEILELKTTINTMVDTLSSFSSEVTRVAREVGSEGQLGGQARVEGVYGTWKRLTTNVNELALNLTTQVRAIAEVASAVAQGDMSRSITVETQGEVTELKDNINLMVANLRETTRAKDWLESNLARLAALMQGHRDLMEVADLILRELTPLVNAQYGAFFLADPDEDGTSLRTTVPAKGLAFIAGYGAAQEATVETGGLPVHGLVRQAAREKKRILVEEAPPGYIKINSGLGEAVPASVVIIPILFEDKLLGVIELASFSRFSDVHLAFFDQFVNTIGVAINTIIANSRTESLLGESQRLAMQLQERSDELQKQQAELQRSNAELEEKAALLATSSQYKSEFLANMSHELRTPLNSLLILARLLSDNPDGHLSDQEVQFATTIHRSGSDLLQLINDILDLSKIEAGRMDVRPKRLPLIKLLDYVHATFRPLTIDRGLAFEVAVGEDVPREMHSDEQRLQQILRNLLSNAIKFTASGRVELRVNRVKDPEHRWGSPRSWGSPRSSEVESGGEVESGGVQGSDEVIAFAVSDTGIGIAPEKLPVIFEAFQQADGTTNRKYGGTGLGLSISREIAGLLGGRIVAESEPGQGSTFTLYVPVVSPGHPATGPVPEGRVSPVPGHLSAEPLTAAHEADDSWPAPTKLEAWKWGRAGQVLPGRRVLIVDDDIRNVFALTHVLGRVGMPVLYAENGREGIETLERNPDVELVLMDIMMPEMDGYETIAAIRRTPRWTGLPIVALTAKAMPGDREKSIARGANDYVPKPVDVDQLLTVVCALLDPESVGDPRATAVEEAAVPPTDD; from the coding sequence ATGAGTGAGAACAGTGCTACGCGAGTGCTCGAAGACGAACACGAAGATGGCCCGATTCGAGCATCGGATCTGCGCCCGCTGCTCGCCGCGATGACCGCGGCCCGGGACGGGGACTTCTCCAAGGTGCCGGAGTCGGGGCACGGTCTGGTGGCCGAACTGGCCGCCGTCTTCAACCAGATCATGGACCGAAGTACGCACTTCAACACCGAAGTGCAGCGCGTGAAACGGGAGTTGGTCCGGCACGGCCGCCTCGACGAACGGATCGACGCCAGCCCGGGCCAGGGCGCCTGGACCTCCCGGGTCAACGACGTCAACCAGGTGCTCGACGCCCTGGTGGCCCCCGCGGCGAACGCGACCCGGGTCCTGGACGCGGTGGCCGACGGCGACCTCACCCAGCGGGTCGACCTGCACGACGGCAGCCGGCAATTGCGCGGTGACCTGCGCCGTCTGGGCCGGGCCGTGAACAAGATGGTGGACCAGCTCTCCCTGTTCACCGGCGAGGTGACCCGGGTCGCCCGCGAGGTCGGCACCGAGGGACGACTCGGCGGCCGGGCCAAGGTGACGGGCTTGTCCGGTAGTTGGCGGGACGTGACCGAGGCGGTCAACACGATGGCGTCCCGGCTGACGGCCCAGGTCCGCGACATCGCCCTGGTGACCACGGCGGTGGCCCGCGGCGACCTGACCCGCACGGTCACCGTCGAGGCCACGGGCGAGCTGCTGGAATTGAAGCTGACGGTGAACACGATGGTCGACCAGCTGTCCGCCTTCGCCGACGAGGTCACCCGCGTCGCCCGCGAGGTCGGCACGGAGGGTCAGCTGGGCGGCCGGGCGCAGGTGCGGGGCGTGTCCGGTGTGTGGAAGGACCTCACCGACAACGTCAACTTCATGGCCTCGAACCTGACCTCCCAGGTCCGCAACATCGCCCAGGTCACCACCGCCGTCGCCAACGGCGATCTGAGCCAGAAGATCACGGTGGACGCGCAGGGCGAGATCCTGGAGCTGAAGTCCACGATCAACACGATGGTCGACCAGCTCTCCGCCTTCGCCGACGAGGTCACCCGCGTCGCCCGCGAGGTCGGCACCGAAGGAAACCTCGGCGGCCGGGCCCAGGTGCGAGGCGTCTCCGGCGTCTGGAAGGACCTCACCGACAACGTCAACTTCATGGCGGACAACCTGACCTCACAGGTCCGCAACATCGCCCTGGTGTCGACCGCCGTGGCGCAGGGCGACCTCGGCAAGAAGATCACGGTGGAGGCGAAGGGCGAGATCCTCGAGCTGAAGACCACCATCAACACCATGGTCGACCAGCTCTCCGCCTTCGCCGACGAGGTCACCCGCGTCGCCCGCGAGGTCGGCACCGAAGGAAACCTCGGCGGCCAGGCCCAGGTACGAGGCGTCTCCGGCGTCTGGAAGGACCTCACCGACAACGTCAACTTCATGGCGGTGAACCTGACCTCGCAGGTCCGCAACATCGCCCAGGTCACCACCGCCGTCGCCAACGGCGACCTGTCGAAGAAGATCACCGTCGACGCGCGCGGCGAGATCCTCGAACTGAAGGACACCGTCAACACGATGGTCGAGCAGCTGCGCGCCTTCGCCGACGAGGTGACCCGGGTGGCCCGCGAGGTCGGCACCGACGGCCGGCTCGGCGGTCGCGCCCAGGTGCTGGGCGTCTCGGGCGTCTGGCGGGACCTGACCGACAACGTCAACTACATGGCGGACAACCTGACCTCACAGGTCCGCAACATCGCCCAGGTGGCGACCGCCGTCGCGCAGGGCGACCTGTCGAAGAAGATCGACGTGGACGCGCGCGGGGAGATCCTGGAGCTGAAGACCACCATCAACACGATGGTCGACACGCTGTCCTCGTTCTCCTCCGAGGTCACCCGAGTGGCCCGCGAGGTGGGTTCCGAGGGCCAACTGGGCGGACAGGCCCGGGTGGAGGGCGTCTACGGCACCTGGAAGCGCCTCACGACGAACGTGAACGAACTCGCGCTGAACCTGACGACGCAGGTCCGCGCGATCGCCGAGGTGGCCTCCGCGGTGGCCCAGGGCGACATGTCCCGCTCCATCACCGTGGAGACGCAGGGCGAGGTCACCGAGCTGAAGGACAACATCAACCTGATGGTGGCCAACCTCCGCGAGACGACCCGCGCGAAGGACTGGCTGGAGTCCAACCTGGCCCGCCTGGCCGCGCTGATGCAGGGCCACCGGGACCTGATGGAGGTCGCCGACCTCATCCTGCGCGAGCTGACCCCGCTGGTGAACGCCCAGTACGGCGCGTTCTTCCTGGCCGACCCGGACGAGGACGGCACCTCGCTGCGGACCACCGTGCCCGCGAAGGGTCTCGCGTTCATCGCCGGGTACGGGGCCGCCCAGGAGGCCACCGTCGAGACCGGCGGACTCCCCGTGCACGGCCTGGTGCGCCAGGCGGCCCGCGAGAAGAAGCGGATCCTCGTGGAGGAGGCCCCGCCGGGCTACATCAAGATCAACAGCGGTCTGGGGGAAGCGGTCCCGGCGAGCGTGGTCATCATCCCGATCCTGTTCGAGGACAAGCTGCTCGGCGTCATCGAACTGGCCTCCTTCTCCCGCTTCTCCGACGTCCACCTGGCGTTCTTCGACCAGTTCGTGAACACCATCGGCGTCGCCATCAACACGATCATCGCCAACTCCCGTACGGAGTCCCTGCTCGGCGAGTCCCAGCGCCTGGCCATGCAGCTCCAGGAGCGCTCGGACGAACTCCAGAAGCAGCAGGCGGAGTTGCAGCGCTCGAACGCCGAACTGGAGGAGAAGGCAGCTCTGCTGGCCACGTCCTCCCAGTACAAGTCGGAGTTCCTGGCGAACATGTCGCACGAACTGCGCACGCCGCTGAACTCGCTGCTGATCCTGGCCCGTCTCCTCTCCGACAACCCGGACGGCCATCTCTCCGACCAGGAAGTGCAGTTCGCGACGACGATCCACCGCTCGGGTTCGGACCTCCTCCAGTTGATCAACGACATCCTCGACCTCTCGAAGATCGAGGCGGGCCGGATGGACGTACGCCCCAAACGGCTCCCGCTCATCAAGCTGCTGGACTACGTCCACGCGACGTTCCGCCCGCTCACCATCGACCGGGGGCTCGCCTTCGAGGTGGCGGTCGGCGAGGACGTACCGCGCGAGATGCACTCCGACGAGCAGCGTCTCCAGCAGATCCTGCGCAACCTGCTCTCCAACGCGATCAAGTTCACCGCGTCGGGCCGGGTCGAACTGCGCGTCAACCGTGTGAAGGACCCCGAGCACCGATGGGGGTCCCCCCGCTCATGGGGGTCCCCCCGCTCGAGCGAAGTCGAGAGTGGGGGAGAAGTCGAGAGTGGGGGAGTCCAGGGCAGCGACGAGGTGATCGCCTTCGCGGTCTCCGACACCGGCATCGGCATCGCCCCCGAGAAACTCCCGGTGATCTTCGAGGCGTTCCAGCAGGCGGACGGCACGACCAACCGCAAGTACGGCGGCACGGGGCTGGGGCTGTCCATCAGCCGCGAGATCGCGGGCCTGCTGGGCGGCCGTATCGTCGCCGAGAGCGAACCCGGCCAGGGGTCCACCTTCACGCTGTACGTCCCGGTCGTCAGCCCCGGCCACCCGGCGACCGGCCCGGTCCCCGAGGGCCGCGTCTCGCCGGTGCCGGGGCACCTGTCGGCCGAGCCCCTGACCGCCGCCCACGAGGCGGACGACTCCTGGCCCGCGCCCACCAAGCTGGAGGCGTGGAAGTGGGGGCGAGCCGGCCAGGTCCTGCCCGGGCGCCGGGTGCTGATCGTCGACGACGACATCCGCAACGTCTTCGCCCTCACCCACGTCCTGGGCCGGGTCGGCATGCCGGTCCTCTACGCGGAGAACGGCCGCGAGGGGATCGAGACGCTGGAGCGCAACCCGGACGTCGAACTCGTCCTGATGGACATCATGATGCCGGAGATGGACGGCTACGAGACCATCGCCGCCATCCGCCGCACCCCGCGCTGGACGGGCCTGCCCATCGTCGCGCTCACCGCGAAGGCGATGCCTGGAGACCGCGAGAAGTCCATCGCCCGGGGCGCCAACGACTACGTGCCGAAGCCGGTGGACGTCGACCAGCTGCTGACCGTGGTGTGCGCCCTCCTGGACCCCGAGAGCGTGGGCGATCCGCGCGCCACCGCCGTCGAGGAGGCCGCGGTCCCGCCCACGGACGACTGA
- a CDS encoding response regulator, with protein MSAETPSEEGAGILLVDDMEDNLIALEAVLASLNEPLVRARSGEDAMKALLRRRFALVLLDVRMPGMDGFETAAHIKRLDQTKDVPIIFLTGAEDDSGYAFRGYATGAADYLTKPFDPWVLRAKVTVFLDLHRKNRQLEGLLAREQADDRELNSRLAAVEEQLTDAPDISTLRTQVRELRRLVNRGRVS; from the coding sequence ATGAGCGCTGAGACACCGTCCGAAGAGGGAGCCGGCATCCTCCTGGTCGACGACATGGAGGACAACCTGATCGCGTTGGAAGCGGTCCTGGCATCCCTCAACGAACCCCTCGTCCGCGCACGTTCGGGCGAGGACGCGATGAAGGCGCTGCTGCGCCGGCGGTTCGCCCTCGTCCTGCTCGACGTACGCATGCCGGGCATGGACGGTTTCGAGACCGCCGCCCACATCAAACGGCTCGACCAGACCAAGGACGTCCCGATCATCTTCCTGACCGGTGCGGAGGACGACTCCGGCTACGCCTTCCGCGGCTACGCGACGGGAGCGGCGGACTATCTGACCAAGCCGTTCGACCCGTGGGTGCTGCGCGCGAAGGTCACCGTCTTCCTGGACCTGCACCGCAAGAACCGGCAGTTGGAGGGGTTGCTGGCGCGGGAACAGGCCGACGACCGAGAGTTGAACAGTCGACTGGCGGCCGTGGAGGAGCAGTTGACCGACGCCCCGGACATATCCACCCTGCGCACACAGGTCAGGGAGCTACGGCGTCTGGTGAACAGGGGACGCGTGTCCTGA
- a CDS encoding AMP-dependent synthetase/ligase yields the protein MSDTQTLIENRPPSVANLFLERVAATPDAEAYRYPVPPASGEGPDDWKSLTWAQAAERVYAIAAGLIELGVQSEQRVALASSTRYEWILVDLGIMCAGAATTTVYPQTNADESAFILADSDSRVLIAEDAAQLAKAVEKRAELPDLTHVVVVDPAGVETADWILTLDELEKRGAARLEKDPDLIKERVGAITKDQLATLIYTSGTTGRPKGVRLPHDNWAYMAKATAATGLISAEDVQYLWLPLAHVFGKVLTSGQIEVGHVTAVDGRVDKIIENLPVVEPTYMAAVPRIFEKVYNGVAAKARAGGGAKYKIFQWAAEVAREYAKAAQDNFRHTGSASVPFGLAAKHKVADALVFAKIREAFGGNLRACVSGSAALAPEIGYFFAGAGIHILEGYGLTESSAASFVNPGEAYRTGTVGKPLPGTEVRIADDGEILLRGPGIMEGYHGLPEKTVEVLESDGWFHTGDIGELSPDGYLRITDRKKDLIKTSGGKYIAPAEVEGQFKAVCPYVSNILVHGADRNFCTALIALDEVSILDWAKENGLEGKSYADVVAAPTTVSMVEGYVKELNTGLQRWQTIKKFRLLPRDLDVEHGEITPSLKLKRPVVEREYKHLIDEMYAGSREA from the coding sequence GTGAGCGACACACAGACCCTGATCGAGAACCGACCGCCGAGCGTGGCGAACCTCTTCCTGGAGCGAGTGGCGGCCACACCGGACGCCGAGGCATACCGCTACCCGGTACCCCCCGCCTCCGGCGAGGGCCCGGACGACTGGAAGTCGCTGACCTGGGCGCAGGCCGCCGAGCGGGTCTACGCGATCGCGGCCGGTCTGATCGAGCTGGGTGTCCAGTCCGAGCAGCGCGTCGCGCTCGCCTCCTCCACCCGGTACGAGTGGATCCTGGTCGACCTCGGCATCATGTGCGCCGGGGCCGCCACGACCACCGTCTATCCGCAGACCAACGCCGACGAGTCCGCGTTCATCCTGGCCGACTCCGACAGCCGGGTGCTGATCGCCGAGGACGCCGCCCAGCTCGCCAAGGCGGTCGAGAAGCGGGCCGAGCTGCCCGACCTCACCCACGTGGTCGTGGTCGACCCGGCCGGAGTCGAGACCGCCGACTGGATCCTCACCCTCGACGAGCTGGAGAAGCGCGGCGCCGCCCGGCTGGAGAAGGACCCCGACCTGATCAAGGAGCGGGTCGGCGCGATCACCAAGGACCAGCTCGCGACCCTCATCTACACCTCCGGCACCACCGGCCGTCCCAAGGGCGTGCGCCTGCCGCACGACAACTGGGCGTACATGGCGAAGGCGACCGCCGCGACGGGACTGATCAGCGCCGAGGATGTGCAGTACCTGTGGCTGCCGCTCGCGCACGTCTTCGGCAAGGTGCTCACGTCGGGCCAGATCGAGGTCGGTCACGTCACCGCCGTCGACGGTCGTGTCGACAAGATCATCGAGAATCTGCCGGTCGTCGAGCCGACGTACATGGCGGCCGTGCCGCGCATCTTCGAGAAGGTCTACAACGGGGTCGCCGCGAAGGCCCGTGCGGGCGGCGGCGCCAAGTACAAGATCTTCCAGTGGGCCGCCGAGGTCGCCCGCGAGTACGCCAAGGCCGCGCAGGACAACTTCCGGCACACCGGATCGGCGTCCGTCCCCTTCGGACTCGCGGCCAAGCACAAGGTCGCCGACGCGCTCGTCTTCGCGAAGATCCGTGAGGCGTTCGGCGGGAACCTGCGGGCGTGTGTGTCGGGCAGCGCGGCCCTGGCGCCCGAGATCGGCTACTTCTTCGCCGGCGCCGGCATCCACATCCTCGAGGGCTACGGGCTCACGGAGTCCTCCGCGGCCTCCTTCGTGAACCCCGGTGAGGCCTACCGCACCGGCACGGTCGGCAAGCCGCTGCCCGGCACCGAGGTGCGCATCGCCGACGACGGCGAGATCCTGCTGCGCGGGCCGGGCATCATGGAGGGCTACCACGGGCTGCCCGAGAAGACCGTCGAGGTGCTGGAGTCGGACGGCTGGTTCCACACCGGGGACATCGGCGAGCTGTCGCCCGACGGGTATCTGCGGATCACCGACCGCAAGAAGGACCTCATCAAGACGTCCGGCGGCAAGTACATCGCGCCCGCGGAGGTCGAGGGGCAGTTCAAGGCGGTGTGCCCGTACGTGTCCAACATCCTGGTGCACGGGGCCGACCGGAACTTCTGCACGGCGCTCATCGCGCTGGACGAGGTCTCGATCCTCGACTGGGCCAAGGAGAACGGGCTGGAGGGGAAGTCGTACGCGGACGTTGTCGCCGCGCCGACGACGGTCTCGATGGTCGAGGGGTACGTGAAGGAGCTCAACACGGGACTTCAGCGGTGGCAGACGATCAAGAAGTTCCGGTTGCTGCCGAGGGATCTCGACGTCGAGCACGGTGAGATCACGCCCAGCTTGAAGCTGAAGCGGCCGGTTGTGGAGCGGGAGTACAAGCACCTGATCGACGAGATGTACGCGGGGTCGCGCGAAGCGTAG